In one Pempheris klunzingeri isolate RE-2024b chromosome 8, fPemKlu1.hap1, whole genome shotgun sequence genomic region, the following are encoded:
- the lin28aa gene encoding protein lin-28 homolog A, with translation MAEGVCKTEEDEGPSTEEDSQSFHGLGVCKWFNVRMGFGFLSMTNREGVPLDEPVDVFVHQSKLHMEGFRSLKEGEAVEFTFKKSSKGLESQRVTGPGGIHCVGSERRPKGKKVQKRRSKGDRCYNCGGLDHHAKECKLPPQPKKCHFCQSIDHMVANCPIKAQQSSPGSQGKPSPLKGDEEEHGHSALPPETSD, from the exons ATGGCAGAAG GAGTGTGTAAGACCGAGGAGGATGAAGGGCCGAGCACTGAGGAAGACTCGCAGTCTTTCCACGGGCTCGGTGTGTGTAAATGGTTCAACGTCCGCATGGGCTTCGGGTTCCTGTCCATGACCAACCGAGAGGGAGTGCCACTGGACGAACCGGTTGATGTGTTTGTCCATCAG AGCAAGTTGCACATGGAAGGCTTCCGCAGCCTTAAGGAAGGCGAGGCGGTCGAGTTTACCTTCAAGAAGTCATCGAAGGGCCTGGAGTCGCAGCGAGTTACCGGACCAGGTGGCATCCACTGTGTGGGCAGTGAAAGGAGACCCAAAGGCAAGAAGGTCCAGAAGCGGCGTTCAAAGGGAGATAG GTGCTACAACTGTGGAGGCCTGGACCACCACGCCAAAGAGTGCAAGTTACCACCCCAGCCCAAGAAGTGCCATTTCTGCCAGAGCATCGACCACATGGTTGCCAACTGCCCAATCAAAGCACAACAGTCCTCACCGGGTTCTCAGGGAAAACCGTCCCCCTTGaaaggagacgaggaggagcaCGGCCACTCAGCGCTGCCTCCCGAGACCTCTGATTAG